DNA sequence from the Pedobacter schmidteae genome:
TCAAAACACTTAAGCCCTGATATTTAAAAGGATCTTTTCCCGTCATTACCATGGTACCATTTAGTCCTCTGGAGCCATACAAAGCCGATGATGCGCCGGAAAGCACCTCTATATTATCTACATCAAGCTGCGTTAAACTAATGGCCGAGCCGAGCGGAAAATTCAGTCCCGGCGCCTGGTTATCCATCCCGTCAACAATTTGTGTAAAGTTGGTATTGCCACTGGTATTAAATCCGCGAGTAGAGATACTGGTAAATCCGATACTCGACACCGTTACATCTACTCCTTTTAATCCCTGTATCATGTCCATGTAATTTAACTGGGGCGAATTACTGATCTCTTTGCTGCTGATCTGTTCGATGGTTACCGGCGAGGAGAGCTTTTTCTGCACCACGCGACTTGCCGACACCACCACCTCCTGTCCCAGGATGGAACCGGGGGTCAGGATAATCTCAAGCGGAGCAGCGCTGGTCACTTCAACCTCCTTGGTTTCAAAGCCAATAGAAGAGATAATCAGTACAACAGGTAGTTTCTTTTTAATGGTTAGCTGAAACCGGCCCCGGTCATCGGTATAAGTTCCCGCCGAAGAACTTCGGACATGGACAGATACAGCAGGTACTCCCTCTTGTGTAGCGCTGTTTTTAATCGTTCCTTTAATCACCTGCGCACTTAAACTTCCAAATGACAAAAGGAAAAAGATCAATAAAAATAGTCGGTTTACTTTCATTGCGTTTGGTTTTGAGTTATAATTGGTTACTGCAATATAAATCACAAAACCATCGAGACACAATGATAAACCCCTTTTTGGGGCGAAAACGAGTTATAATGGGGTGAGTGGGATTAATGGCAAGGTAGAAACTGTGTGGCTAAAGTACTGCTCAAACTGTTTTTGATGCGATGCAGAAACGGGAATCTGCATATCAGGCAAAGCATCAAACTGAAGCATATAACCTTTACTTGTCTTTTTTGACGAAGAAACGGTTTTTACATTTATGGTATAAGAACGGTGTACCCTCACCAGTCCGCCATAACTGCATGTCGACTCGATTTTTTTTAGCGTGGTCCGGATCAGTTCTTTTTTTACCACTCCGCCCAGTAAATAATAAACATCTACATAGTTGTCTTCCGATTTAAAGAACAAGATATTACTGGGCTGAAGGGTTAAAATGATCTTTCCATTCTCGTCGCCAATAGGCAGATTATCGGAAACCGGCTGGTAACCGGTCAATTCTGAAGACAAATGATGCGCCAGTTTGTATTGCTTTGCGCCAAACAAAAACAGCAGAGAAATCACATAAGGCGGGATAGCGATAAGCAAGGTATAGTTAAACGTCTCCAGGTAATTGCTTAATGACAGGTCGGGATGGTTATCCAGTATCCAATCGCAAGCCATAATACCAAATGTTAGAATGATGATTTCTCCTATGAAAAAGAATACATATTGTGCACAGGAAAGGTGCTGCAGTCGCCACCATTTGCGCAGGCCAAATTGGGTAAACAGCAGGGTTAAGCTACCCGCGAAAGAAAACAGACTAAAGATTTTTAACAAAGTGAGCCGGCCCACATCGTACCACTTGTTGATGTTGAAGGGTACAAAGGTGTACATGAAAAGCAGACTAATGACGGTAACCAGGCTAATAAAAATGATTTTATCGGCCGGGCTATCCAACAAAGGAAAGCGAATTTCAAAGCCCATTCTGGAGAGCGTTCTGGAGAGCGTTCTAGAGCATATTTTCGACAGTGTTCTTGGTAATGCTCTCAAAACAGAAACAGCTTTAAAGGATGTAGTTCCTGACATAGGGTATCAATTAATACTTTCTTCAATTTAATCATTTTTTAGATTAAGCCTAACAACTCTATGAAAAATATTTTTGTTCTCATTCTCAGCAAAATGAAGCAGATTATAGCAATCCTATATAAAAAGTTTATAGCGCATTTATTTTTATTAAATTCTCTTAAAAAATTATCATGTAAAAATCCTAATTTTGCGGCTCAAATTTTTCCTCCAATGAGTCAATCTATAAAGATCAAAAACGCTTTAATTTCAGTTTATTACAAAGACGGTTTAGAACCACTAGTTCGTTTACTTGCAGCCCAAGGTGTACAATTATTCTCTACCGGTGGCACCGAACAGTTTATCAAAGACCTGAATATTCCTGTTACTGCTGTTGAAGACCTGACTGGTTATCCTTCTATTTTAGGAGGAAGAGTTAAAACTTTACACCCTAAAGTCTTTGGCGGTATTTTGAACCGTAGAGCCCTAGGATCAGATCAGGAGCAGATTGCAGAATATGAGATCCCGGAAATAGACCTGGTTATTGTTGATTTATATCCCTTCGAAGAAACCGTTAAAGGTGGTGGTTCTGAATCAGACATCATCGAGAAAATAGATATTGGTGGCATTTCCCTGATCAGGGCTGCAGCAAAAAACTTTAATGATGTGGTAATCCTGGCTTCTAAAGACGATTATTCGACTTTACAGCAGCAGCTTGAAGCTCAAAACGGAGAGACTACTTTAGCACAGCGCAAAGCATTTGCTAAAAAGGCATTCCACACTTCTTCAAACTATGATACCGCTATCTTCAATTATTTCAATACTGAAGAACCGCTAACTGTATTTAAACATAGCATTGCCGAAGCGCAAACTTTAAGATATGGTGAAAATCCGCACCAACAGGCGGTATTTTATGGCGATCTGGATGCCATGTTTACCAAACTGAATGGCAAGGAACTTTCTTACAACAACCTGGTTGACGTAGATGCGGCGGTTGCTTTAATTGATGAGTTCGAAGAGCCGACGTTTGCCATCTTAAAACATACCAATGCTTGTGGTGTAGCTTCAAAAGCGAGCATTCTTGAGGCGTGGAATGTAGCTTTGGCCTGCGATCCGGTTTCGGCGTTTGGTGGTGTATTGATTGCTAACAGGGAAATTGACCTGGCAACAGCCACAGAAATTAACAAATTGTTTTTTGAAGTTTTAATTGCACCTTCCTATCAGCCAGAGGCAGTGGAACTTTTCCGCGCTAAAAAGAACAGGGTAATTTTACAGCGTAACGATGTTGAATTGAGCAAAAAACAATTCAAAACCTTATTGAACGGTGTAATTGAGCAAGATAAAGATTTGATTATTGAAGGTCCTGATCAGATGACCCCGGTAACCAACAAAAAAGCTACCGAACAGGAGTTAAAAGATCTTTACTTCGCCAATAAAATTGTAAAACATACCAAATCAAATACCATTGTGTTTGTTAAAAATGATCAGCTATTGTCGAGCGGCGTTGGGCAGACCTCAAGAGTTGATGCCTTAAAACAAGCCATTGTAAAGGCTGATGCTTTTGGTTTTGACTTAAAAGGTTCGGTAATGGCATCGGATGCATTTTTCCCTTTCCCTGACTGTGTGGAAATTGCCGCTGAAGCTGGCATTACTGCTGTTTTACAACCGGGTGGTTCTATTAAAGATGCGGATTCTGTAAACATGGCTAATGAAAAGGGAATTGCTATGGTTACTACAGGTATCCGTCACTTTAAACACTAATTTATTTATCCACGAATACAATAAAAAGCCGTAGTTTTACATTACTATAGTACACAGAATTATTAATACTTAAATTATCACCTATAAATGGGTCTATTTAATTGGTTTACACAAGAGGTTGCTATCGATTTAGGCACGGCGAACACCTTGATTATACATAATGATAAAGTAGTAGTTGATGAACCTTCAATCGTTGCTTTTGACAGACAAACAAATAAAATTATCGCTATCGGGAGACAAGCCATGCAAATGGAAGGTAAAACTCACGATAACATCCGCACAGTAAGACCCCTTAAGGATGGTGTGATTGCAGATTTTAACGCTGCAGAAGCCATGATCAAAGGAATGATCCGCATGTTAAATGGTGGTAAAGGCTGGATGTTTCCTTCTTTAAGGATGGTGATCTGTATTCCTTCAGGAATTACCGAAGTTGAAAAACGTGCGGTAAGGGATTCGGCTGAAATTGCCGGTGCTAAGGAAGTTTACCTGATTCATGAGCCTATGGCTGCTGCAGTAGGTATCGGAATTGATGTGGAAGAGCCGATGGGTAACATGATCATCGATATCGGTGGTGGTACTACTGAAATTGCGGTAATTGCCCTTTCGGGTATTGTATGCGACCAGTCAATCCGCGTAGCCGGAGATAACTTTGACTCCGATATCGTCAACTACATCCGCCGTCAGCACAACATTATGATTGGTGACCGTACCGCTGAAAAGATCAAAATTGAAGTAGGCGCGGCATTACCTGAGTTATCCGACCCACCTTCTGATTTTGCGGTTCAGGGAAGGGATTTGATGACCGGTGTACCTAAACAGATTACGGTTTCTTATACAGAAATTGCACACTGTCTGGATAAATCGATTTCTAAAATTGAAGAAGCAATTCTTAAGGCGCTGGAGATTACTCCGCCAGAGCTTTCGGCAGATATTTACCAGACCGGTATTTATTTGACTGGTGGAGGTGCACTGCTGCGTGGTTTAGACAAGCGTGTGGCGGCAAAAACCAAGCTTCCGGTTCACGTAGCCGAAGATCCACTTCGTGCGGTTGTACGCGGAACAGGTATTGCCCTGAAAAACATTGGTGGTTTTAAATTTTTAATGCAATAATTTAGATATGAGATATGGAACAAGAGACTTGAGCGCGTGGATTGGATATTCTAGATCAGAGATTTACCGATTCTCTTATCTCAAATCTCACATATCAAATCCAAATTCTCATATCTCAAATCTCCTGTCTCAAATCTCAGAACATGCGTAACCTTTGGATTTTCATAAACAGATACAACGCATTTTTCTTATTCATTATTTTTTTTGCAATTGGTATTATCCTAACCGTAAAAAACAATGCTTATCAGCGGAGTGTAACGGTAAATTCTACCAATGAGGTTGTAGGTGAAGTTTATCAGAATCTGAATGTATTGAAGAAATACATCAACCTGGGTACTGTAAATGATAGTCTAGCGGTTGAAAATGCTAAACTGAAAACAGAATTGCTAGCCCTTAAAAGTATTGATAGCGCAAAAAAAATTACCATTAAGGATACGCTAAACAATCCTCAATACACCTACCTATCTGCCAGGGTAATTAAAAACTCTATTACACTGCGTAATAACGTCATTACCATCAACAAAGGAAGCTTAGATGGCATTCAGCCTAATATGGCTGTAATTTCGCCAGATAAAGGGGTAGTCGGTTTCGTTCAGGACGTTTCCGAACACCTGGCCACCATCAGGTCTTTATTACACAAAGACACCAAAATCAGCGTACAGATTAAAAACATCAATGCCTTGGGGTCATTGGTATGGGGTATTGGAAACTCCGATATTACCAAAGCCTACGTAAAAGAAATACCGAATCACTTTAAGGTTAAAGTAAAAGACACGATCATTACTTCGGGCTTCTCCCGCTTTGCTCCGGGAATTCCGGTAGGGGTAGTTACCAAAACCGGAGTGGCAACCGGCGACAATTTCATGTCGCTGGAAATAAAACTTTTCAACGATTTTAGTACCTTACAATATGTGTACGTTATTCTGGATAAATATGCCGCAGAACAAACAGAATTAGAAGCCAAGTTGCCTCATGAATAGCAGATTAGTATTAGTAAATATCGTCAGGTGGTTTGTACTCCTTTTAATTCAGATCCTCTTGCTGAGGAACCTGAGTTTTTACAATATGGCTACGCCGTTTGTATACATCCTATTTTTATTACTGATCCCTTTCGGAACACCAAACCTATTGCTTTATCTGGTAGCTTTTATAACAGGACTTACCCTGGATGCTTTTTATGATACGCTTGGTGTGCATACTGCTGCCTGTGTAACCCTTGCCTTCGTAAGAATTTCTTTCATCAGCATCACCATTAACCGCGATGGTTTTGACGAACCTGAGCCTACCTTAGGGAATATGGGTTTTAAATGGTTTATCATTTACGCTTTGCTTTGTACCTTTTCGCATCACCTGGTGCTGTTTTTTTTAGAAACATTCCGACTGGCAGAGTTTTCTTATACCTTGCTCAGGTGTGTATTGAGCGTAGTATTTACCCTGTTTAGTTTGGTCCTGATAGAATTTATATTCTATAATAAAAAAATGCGCTGATGGACAAGCTGTTTAATCGAAAATATGTTATTCAGGGGTTGTTCATATTTGTCGCTTTAATTTTACTTGGAACGCTTTTTTACATACAGGTAGCCAGCGATAAATACTTTATTTCGGCAGAGAGTAACGTATTGCGTAAAATTTATACATTTCCGGCGCGTGGGGTTATTTTTGATCGTAATGAAAAACCGCTTGCCCAAAATGAAGCAGTATACGATTTAATGGTGATTCCTAATCAGGTAAAGAACATTGATACCTTAGCGTTGTGTAACCTGATTGGCATAGACACTGCGACCTTTAAAAAGAACTTTAAAAAAGTTTCTAACCAATCCAGATATCAGCCAGGTATTTTTGAAAAACAGCTATCTATACAAACCTATGCTGCTTTGTCAGAACAGCTTTCCCGGTTTCCCGGTTTTTTCGTGCAAAGCAGAACCATCCGTCATTATCCGGACAGTGTTGCAGCTCATTTTCTGGGATACATCAAAGAGGTAACTCCACGTGATATCAAAAACTCGGAAGGTTATTACCGTTCGGGCGATTATATTGGTAAATCAGGTGTAGAAAAATCGTACGAAACATTACTAAGAGGGGAAAGAGGTGTAGTTAATATGCTTTACGATGCCCGTAATGTACCTAAGGGAAGTTATGCCGAAGGCAGGTTTGATACTGCAGCGGTTTCGGGAGACCGCCTGATTTCCTCATTAGACCTCAAATTACAAAAATTAGGAGAGGATTTAATGCGCAATAAAGTAGGCAGTATTGTGGCTATTGAGCCTGCATCGGGAGAGATTCTCGCCTTTGTTAGCAGTCCGAGCTACGATCCCAATTTAATGGTGGGCAGAAACCAGGGGAACAACTACATGGACCTGTTGGCAAATCCAAACCGTGTATTCAATATACGCCCTATTCAGGGTTATTATTCGCCAGGCTCATCCTTTAAACCCCTGGATGCACTGCTTGGTTTGCAGGAAGGTGTAATTGACCCTAACACCACCTTCAACTGTCCCGGCTATTTCAAAGTCGGGGGACATACGGTAAAATGTGAGCACGTAGATGGCAACATCGCATTGCGAAGAGGCCTGGCCCGTTCCTGTAACACCTATGCCTGCTACGTATTCCAGAAACTGCTTACGCAACGTAAATATCCCAATCAACGCGTGGCCTATGACGACTGGCAAAAAAAGGTTAAAAAATTTGGACTTGGAGATAAACTGGGTATAGACCTTCCATCCGAAAAAGGAGGAAGACTTTATGATGCGGCATACTATTCGCGTAAATACAGCAAGTACTGGAATCACGGAACCGTAATTTCGTTGGCCATCGGGCAAGGGGAAATGGATGCCACGCCTTTACAAATGGCCAATATTATGGCCATCATTGCCAATCGTGGTTATTACATCAAACCCCACCTTGTAAAAGCAATCGGCGAAAACAGGGTCATCAAAAAAGAATATGTTAAAAAGAATTACGTGGATGTAGATGCTGCACATTTTGAACCAGTAATTGACGGGATGCAGGATGCGGTAAACGCACCATGGGGAACAGCAATACAATCCAGAATAGATGGCATTGTGATGTGCGGTAAAACCGGTACAGTACAAAATCCACGTGGAAAAAACCACTCTGTGTTTATAGGTTTTGCACCAAGGGACAATCCTAAAATTGCCATTGCTGTAATTGTAGAAAATGCCGGTTACGGTAGTACTTACGCTGCACCAATGGCCAGTTATATTGCTGAGCAATATCTGAAAGGAACTTTACCTAAAAACAAACTGGCACAAGTAGAATGGATGAAAAACCAGGTGATTCTGCCCGCACCTCCAAAACCTAAGGTAAAGCCCAAAGCAAAGACAGGAGATTCAACAACAACCGTTACCCCTCCTCCGGCAGCAACGTTACAACCGCCAACCAATCAAACATCCGCTAAACCTATTCAAATTACACAATGAACAATCAGCAAAGCAGCAACAGATTCTTCTTTAATGTAGATTGGGTGACCATCTTGATTTATGTTGCGCTATGTGCCATTGGCTTTGTAAACATCTATGCCTCTATATACAATGCAGAGGAATCAGCGGCCTTTAATTTCGGCACCAATTACGGAAAGCAGTTGATCTTTATCCTTACGGGTTTAATACTGGGCTTCTCCATCCTATTGCTGGACGCCAAATTTTTCAGCATCTTCTCGCCCATCATTTACGGAGTTACCATGTTGTTATTGCTGGTCGTACTGATAGTGGGACGTAACGTGGGGGGCAACCAGGCATGGATCCCCATCGGTTCTTTTCGTTTACAACCTTCGGAGCTGGCCAAGTTTGGTACTGCGCTGTTGCTGGCCAGGTATATCAGCTCATTTAATCCAAAACTCAATACCTTTAAGCCTGTATTAGTTGCAGCGGGGATCATCATACTACCCATGTGCCTGATCATGCTACAGCCTGATGCGGGTTCCATGCTGGTTTTTCTTTCTTTTATGTTCCCACTATATCGCGAGGGACTACCCGGTTATTTACTGGTGGTATTCTGGGGCATGGTACTTTTATTTATCCTGAATCTTTTCCTTACACAATGGATACTGATTTCCGCAATTTTGGCGCTTGGTGGACTTTTCATTTATTTTAATAAGAAAAAACAGCAGCGCATGATCATGATCGGTATCATCACACTTTCAGCAATAGGTTACCTGTTCATTGCAAAGGTCATGTTCGAGAATGTACTGCAGCCCCACCAGCGTACGCGTATTGAATTAATTCTGGGACTAAAAACGGACCCCAAAGGAGCCGGATATAATGTAAATCAGTCAAAAATAGCCATTGGCTCTGGTCAGCTTACCGGCCGCGGTTTTCTGGAAGGTACGCAAACCAAATACGGTTACGTACCTGAGCAAAGTACCGACTTTATTTTTTCTACCATTGGAGAAGAATGGGGCTTTGCAGGTTGCTTTGTGGTTATAGCCCTATACATGTTTTTACTGCTCAGGATTGTAAACCTTGCCGAACGGCAACGCTCTTCCTTCTCGCGGGTGTACGGCTATTGTGTGGCCTGTATCATCTTCTTCCACGTATTTATCAATATAGGAATGACCATAGGCATTATACCTGTAATTGGGATTCCCTTGCCCTTTATCAGTTACGGAGGATCTTCCTTATGGAGTTTTACCGTGTTGCTGTTTATCTTCCTTAAATTAGATTCGAACAGAATGGGCTTTATTTAGCCGGAAAACGTTGGTTTAACAATTCATAAAACTTATCAACTGTACTCTGTTTAGATGCCCAGTTATTTTTCACGGCATAGTTGTGCTGTAAAAATGTATCCGCAGCTTTAAAATCGGGCATTTTATTGACCAGCTCGATCGCCTCGGCATAAGCCAAATTGTACCCGTTAAACAGGTCTTTGATGTACAGCAATTTCTCGTTCAGGTTGATAGCCTGTTTCAGATCGCTAATAGTGGTTTTATTGCTTTCTTCATTCAAACTATTTGTAAAACCATTTTTCCCTGCCAGCAAATCATTTAAAGTAGGCTTTGGCTGGCTCACGTCCGCTACTTTTGTCTCCTGTTCTTCTACTTTATCGACAACCGGACTGGCAACAACAGGTTCAACAATTTGCACCTTAGGTTCGTCAGAAACCAATATTCGGACCGGTTCAGAAAGTTCAACGGGCTCAGGCTTCACTGCTTCTTGTTCAACAATTGGAGATGCCTGGGGTTGATCGTCCTGATCGGCAAGGTCATTCATCTGCTGCAACTGGCTATCTCTTACTCTTTGTTTCTGCGCAATGATATCTTCCTCTTCTTTGCTTAATGGTCTGTCAAAAATGGCATCTACCGACTGATGTTCAAATTCAAACTTATCCGTTGAGATGCTGTCATTAATTAAAAACTCAAATTTCAGAGGCTCAGCTATCTGCTCCTCTGCAATTTCCGAAGGTAATTCCGTCGCTGTAAGGGCAATTACTACTGCAGGTGTTTCGTCAACAGGTTCAGCATCATTTTCTGCTTCATACTCGGTCCTCAATTCATCCAATGTCTTCTCGTTTACAGGCCTGGCAGCAAAAAATTCCTTCAACTCATCTGCAGAAGGACGCGGAGGCACCGGCACATTTACGGCTATTGAAGCTGTTTGAGCAACTTCCTGCTGGCTATGTTCAGAGATTGCCTTCTGAGGTTTGTTGCTGTTGATCTTTTTTACAATCTGAACATGATCTGATAAAAAGTTTGCGTTTGCCAGAAAAAGCTCCAGTTCCAACTCATTGAGTTGGTTGGGATTTTGAGCCAGAAACTCATACTGATCCTGAAGCTCATTTAATATCTGTCCTACTTTCTTAAAAATATCCTCTTGGTTCATCATAGCTTAATAACGGAAGAATTGGTGTTTTATGTTGGTAACTTGCCACTCAAAAGTACTACAAAATTCTGATATTAGCAGGCTCTAAAATCCTATTAAGCATGTTATTCAGCGAACAAAATTACAGACGGGGGGCGTATTTCGGTAGTATTGAAGTGATTTGCGGCTCAATGTTTTCGGGAAAAACGGAAGAATTGTTGAGAAGATTGAAACGGGCCCAGATTGCAAAATTAAACGTCGAAATCTTTAAACCTAAAACAGATACCCGCTATGATGAAACTGCCGTAGTCTCGCACGATCTGAATTCAATCCAGTCTACTCCGGTCGAAAGTTCAGCTGCAATTTTGCTGCTTGGTGCCAATACACAGGTGGTAGGAATTGATGAAGCACAGTTTTTTGACGATAACTTACCTGAAGTATGTAATAAGCTGGCCGAAAAAGGCATTAGGGTTATTGTAGCAGGTTTGGATATGGACTTTCAGGGCAAGCCCTTTGGCCCAATACCCAACTTAATGGCCATTGCCGAACTGGTAACCAAGGTAAATGCGGTATGTGTACGATGCGGCAGCCCGGCTGTATATTCCTATCGTACCGCGGCGAGCGAAAGCCGGGTACTTTTGGGCGAAAAAGACAGTTACGAACCGAGATGCCGGCATTGTTATCATCTTGGGGATAAGGAACAGCCCCTGTTTAGCTGATTAAATCCGGGTCCAGACACACTCATCTGTTAGTATTTTTCCTTTTACCCTGGCTTTCACTACCAAGGTATTTTTACCCGGGGTTAATGTTATATTCTCCCATAACATGGTATTAAGGTCATTTTTACTCCTTTTACCCAGATACTTTCCATTGATCCAAAGTTCAGCACTTTGTAAATTGGCATAAACCTTAACCGTTGTTAAAGCCTTATGCCGTTCTGTATTTCTTCGCTCAGCGATGTACAACATGGGTTCCGGATTCCAGTTTGCCTTGTAAAAGAAAAAAGCATCCTTTTTTATTTTTCTGTCGTAAGTAACCAGACCTTTATCATTGATACCATTATTGTCGCCCTCTGTCCTGATAGAGGAACCAAAGTCGGCCAGCACCCAAATAAATTTACCCCATATAAAAGGGCGTTTCTTCAATTCCTGCCAATGCTTTTCATGAAAAGCCGTTTGCCATTCTTCGGGATGAAAACGGCCTGACGGATTAGGTTTTTCGAGTTCCTCGGTATGCTTAAACGGACTTGCGCCGGCACCATACTCACTGATAGAAATGGGTTTAGCTGGCAATGCCCGATGCGTTTGATCTGCCCAGGTGCCAACCTGATCAAAATTCCCACCATACCAGCCAAAATATTGATTCCATCCCATCAGATCGGTCAAATCAGTAAACTCTCCGCTCCCCAGATTAGAAGCCAGCGTAGTTAAACGTCCGGGATCTTCACTTTTTGCCAATGCATTTAGTTCCTTAATAAAAGGCCTCGGGTCGTCATAGTCCAGCTTCAACTCATTAAACATTCCCCAAAAGCAAATGGACGGATGATTGTAATTTTGCCTGATCAATTCTGTTAACATCCCCTTTATATTGTCTTTGAGTGCAGGGCTATTTACGTAGCCAGTACCTGTATAGCCACCTGGCCCCACAAATGGGATTTCCGACCATAATATAATGCCATTTTTATCGCACAGATCATAAAACAACTTGCTATGCGGATAATGGGTTAGTCGTACAGCAGTTGCGCCAAGTGATTTGATCAGTTCCATATCCGCCAGTTGGTCTGCCTCACTTAAAGCCGAGCCTTTGCCTGATACATCTTCATGGCGCCCTACGCCATACAAATCCAGATGTTTACCATTCAGAAAAAAGCCCCTGTCTGGATCTACACTGTAATAACGTAAACCAAGTTGTTGCGTTACCTGGTCAATAAGCTTTCCGTTTTGCAAAAGAGCTACCTCAACCTGATATAAATACGGATCGGCCTTCCCATTCCATAAACGAGGTTTCTCTAGCTTTAGCGACTGCTTCAGCTCCTTTTGTCCTGCAGCTAAAGCATCGGTTTGACTCTTAACAACATTTCCCTTATGGTCAAGAATGATAGTTTTAAGGCTTAATCCCTGCCCGTCAGTTAACGATAATTTACTACGCACCTGTACCTGGGCTGACGCTTCGGAAACCTGTTGCTGATCAAGATAAATACCTGAAGAACCAAAATCGAGCGGACTGATGCAATTTTTATCGGTAACAATTAGACTCACCGGCCGGTGTATGCCTCCATACAAATTAAAATCGCCATGCAACGGAATTAAGTCCAGTCTATAGGCATTGCTAACCAACACCGTAATGGCATTATTTCCAGGCTTTATATAGTCGGTTATCTCAACGGTAAATGCGGTATAACCACCATGATGTGCGGTTACCATTTTATGGTTCACAAGGACTGTAGCCACATTGTTTACCCCTTCAAAAGATAGAAACAAACGTTTACCCTTCCAGGCGTCAGGCACTTGCAAGTTACGTTCATAACTTGCCGCAGTTCTGTTGTAATTGGTTATTCCTTTCAGTACTTCGTCTGCATTCCAGGTATGTGGCAAATTCACAGTTTCCTTTTGAATACCACGTTCAAAATTATAGGTAAAATAAAATTGCCAGTTGGTATTAAGTGGAATAATTTGTCGTGCTGAGACCTGCAACCCTACCGGATGCCTGGCCATAGCACTTAGCTGGCCTAGCATCAGGACGAGTGCGATAATAATTTTTTTACAATGCATAATTTTGACTTTCTCTACTATAGATACCATTGTTTATACCGGGCCAGGGCCTCCAGGTAATAATAATCAGCGTAAACAAGTGGTACGTCAATCTCCGAATTCAAAGGATAAGCACCAGTACTGTGCATTAATAAAAAGCCTCCGTTTTCTCCGGCCTTTGCGCGATATTGTGCGGATGACAGGGAACGGATCATTGTTTCGGCAGCAGCTTTAAACTCAGCCTTTTCCGCCACCGGACTGTATTGAGCAAGTTCCAGCAGTGCCGAGGCCAGTACTGCAGCTGCTGAAGCATCACGCGGTGCAAAAGGAATACCTTGAGCATCGAAATCCCAGTAAGGAATTTTATCAGCCGGTAAATTCGGATGGTTTAACACAAAATGGGCAATACCTTTGGCTTGCTTTAAATAGACTGCATTTTTGGTGGCACGATACATAGTAGTGTAGCCATACAATGCCCAGGCCTGCCCACGGGACCAGGCCGAACAGTCGGCTGCTCCCTGCCAGGTGGCTTTTCTAATAATCCCTCCTGTTTTGATGTTGTAATCAACCACATGGAAAGAGCTAAAATCGGGTCTGAAATGATTTTTTAAAGTTGTATTTGAATGGGCAATTGCAATCTTTTTGTATTTGGCATCACCACCATGATCACTCACCCAGTTTAACATTTCCAGGTTCATCATATTGTCGAT
Encoded proteins:
- a CDS encoding glycoside hydrolase family 88 protein produces the protein MKRTIIIAALFAVTSTVSFAQQTTAKPENMSKLIHDQFEFAASQYKVLSKNIPSGLTPQSFADGKPVNREIKWWCSGFYSGSLWYIYEQTKDQEIKQEAEKALSVIEPNKTFTGNHDLGFMMYCSFGNAYRITKKPEYKAVIDRSAEALATRYRPNLKVIQSWDENKYWKCPVIIDNMMNLEMLNWVSDHGGDAKYKKIAIAHSNTTLKNHFRPDFSSFHVVDYNIKTGGIIRKATWQGAADCSAWSRGQAWALYGYTTMYRATKNAVYLKQAKGIAHFVLNHPNLPADKIPYWDFDAQGIPFAPRDASAAAVLASALLELAQYSPVAEKAEFKAAAETMIRSLSSAQYRAKAGENGGFLLMHSTGAYPLNSEIDVPLVYADYYYLEALARYKQWYL